The Carassius gibelio isolate Cgi1373 ecotype wild population from Czech Republic chromosome B22, carGib1.2-hapl.c, whole genome shotgun sequence genome window below encodes:
- the LOC127987587 gene encoding uncharacterized protein LOC127987587: protein MQTESFPTEMVQLKSGKPVSGTSRLASLSPEFDPTSGLIRVGGRLRRCSEAELDSVHPIVLAPQHPVTKLIIKDYDKKLHHPGPERVFAELRRTYWVLRGREAVRRHQHQCGECRKWKGQPEVPRMADLPLVRQQLFKPAFFSTGMDCFGPYIIKIGRRNEKRWGILFKCLTTRAVHIDLLMSIDSDSFLMALRRFIARRGKPNELLSDQGTNFKGGERELNESFAALHEELQVHLASQQIKFVFNPPGAPHFGGCWEREIRSIKVALKVTLGAQTVTEEVLRTVLTEIEGILNSKPLGYTSSDISDIDPITPNCFIIGRRDASLPQVVYQDSGVLSRRRWRHSQLLADHFWRHFIKYYLPSLQVRQKWKSEKRNLQIGDIVMIVDSQLPRALWPVGKITEVHPGADDRVSSATVQVEKRMYTRPVPRLVKLPALSDEE, encoded by the coding sequence ATGCAGACCGAGTCCTTCCCTACCGAGATGGTCCAACTGAAGTCTGGGAAACCAGTATCTGGTACGAGCAGGTTGGCTTCTCTCTCTCCTGAGTTTGACCCCACCAGTGGTCTTATACGTGTAGGAGGACGCCTAAGACGCTGCAGTGAGGCAGAATTGGATTCTGTTCATCCCATCGTCCTTGCCCCTCAACATCCTGTGACCAAACTCATTATCAAGGATTATGATAAGAAGCTGCACCACCCTGGGCCAGAACGAGTGTTCGCAGAGTTAAGGAGGACTTACTGGGTATTGCGAGGCCGCGAAGCGGTACGCCGACACCAACATCAATGTGGAGAGTGTCGAAAATGGAAGGGACAGCCAGAAGTTCCTCGAATGGCTGATTTACCACTTGTAAGACAACAGCTCTTTAAGCCTGCCTTCTTCTCAACTGGCATGGACTGTTTCGGACCCTACATAATTAAGATTGGACGCCGAAATGAGAAGAGGTGGGGCATATTATTTAAGTGCCTTACAACCAGGGCTGTGCATATAGATCTGTTGATGAGCATAGATTCAGACTCCTTCTTAATGGCCCTGAGACGCTTCATCGCTCGACGTGGGAAGCCTAACGAGTTGTTAAGTGATCAAGGCACTAACTTCAAAGGTGGAGAAAGAGAGCTGAATGAGTCCTTTGCTGCTTTGCATGAGGAGCTACAAGTCCACCTTGCTTCCCAGCAAATCAAGTTTGTCTTCAATCCACCAGGAGCTCCCCACTTTGGTGGATGCTGGGAAAGGGAGATACGTTCAATTAAAGTTGCTCTGAAAGTGACCTTGGGTGCGCAGACTGTCACAGAAGAAGTTTTGAGAACAGTGTTAACCGAAATTGAGGGAATCCTCAACTCAAAACCTCTCGGCTACACATCATCTGACATCTCTGACATTGACCCAATCACCCCCAACTGCTTCATTATTGGACGCAGAGATGCCTCCTTGCCCCAAGTGGTGTACCAAGACTCTGGAGTGCTAAGTCGACGCCGCTGGAGACACAGCCAACTGTTGGCCGACCATTTCTGGAGGCATTTTATTAAATACTATCTGCCCAGTCTCCAAGTTCGACAGAAATGGAAGTCAGAAAAGAGAAATCTACAAATTGGTGATATAGTGATGATTGTAGACTCTCAGCTCCCTCGAGCGTTGTGGCCAGTGGGGAAAATCACAGAAGTGCACCCAGGAGCAGATGACAGAGTCAGCTCAGCCACTGTGCAAGTTGAGAAAAGAATGTATACTCGACCTGTACCTCGCCTCGTCAAGCTACCAGCCCTATCTGATGAAGAGTGA